The following proteins are co-located in the Vigna angularis cultivar LongXiaoDou No.4 chromosome 2, ASM1680809v1, whole genome shotgun sequence genome:
- the LOC108328938 gene encoding protein RESPONSE TO ABA AND SALT 1: protein MADVNAASFEAFLQGWMVRQKAFLDELHSAHQQHQEGRGADVRPLIDRVISHYGQYFEEKSKIAHHDVFLIFSPPWFSSLEQSFLWVGGFKPGVAFQVVNTALGDLTQDQKEKLTELKQETKVKERTLNDDLAKLQESVADPPLVGLARSQGRLCFSGSFVTDQGSVPNTFKEKLENLVANADALRTDTALNILKILRPAQIVKFMASAAELQIKVRSWGLDKDSQNGGED from the coding sequence ATGGCTGATGTAAATGCCGCTTCATTTGAGGCCTTTCTCCAAGGCTGGATGGTGCGCCAAAAAGCCTTCCTTGATGAGCTTCACTCAGCTCATCAACAGCATCAGGAGGGGAGGGGAGCAGATGTAAGGCCCTTGATCGACAGGGTCATTTCGCACTATGGTCAATACTTCGAAGAGAAATCAAAGATCGCACACCAcgatgtttttcttattttctcacCACCATGGTTCAGTTCATTAGAACAATCCTTTCTTTGGGTTGGGGGGTTCAAGCCTGGAGTGGCTTTTCAGGTTGTGAACACAGCTTTGGGGGACTTGACACAAGACCAAAAGGAGAAGTTGactgaactgaaacaagagacCAAAGTGAAGGAGAGAACTCTCAATGATGACTTGGCCAAGCTTCAAGAGAGCGTAGCAGATCCTCCGCTGGTGGGCCTGGCCAGAAGCCAGGGCAGATTGTGTTTCAGCGGTTCCTTCGTGACAGACCAAGGTTCGGTCCCAAACACTTTCAAAGAGAAATTGGAGAATCTAGTGGCAAATGCAGATGCTTTGAGGACAGACACAGCTCTGAATATTTTGAAGATACTGAGACCTGCTCAGATTGTCAAATTCATGGCTTCTGCGGCTGAGCTTCAGATCAAGGTTAGGTCTTGGGGTTTGGACAAGGATTCCCAGAATGGAGGCGAAGACTga
- the LOC108328939 gene encoding uncharacterized protein LOC108328939 isoform X2 yields MLAWEVLDYPEEKRNSCLGERIACGGKGILADFQVAKVFSDLELMYTFEGTYDRNTLVTGREVSGFVKDRLIKGDSLQKVWSIFVFRARHCKKLTLSHPTDCVNHGNLVLWCFRDNLFCSLVPVKAAHPFPSLGAD; encoded by the exons ATGCTAGCTTGGGAAG TCTTGGATTACCCTGAGGAAAAGAGAAATAGCTGCCTCGGGGAGAGAATTGCTTGTGGTGGCAAAGGAATTTTGGCTGATTTTCAAGTGGCAAAG GTATTCTCTGACTTAGAACTTATGTACACGTTCGAAGGCACATATGACAGAAACACCTTGGTCACAGGCAGGGAAGTTAGTGGTTTTGTGAAA GACCGTCTAATCAAAGGAGATTCTCTGCAGAAAGTCTGGTCTATATTTGTCTTTAGGGCTAGGCATTG TAAAAAATTAACACTATCTCATCCAACAGATTGCGTAAATCATGGCAACTTGGTGCTCTGGTGTTTCAG agaTAATCTTTTTTGTAGTTTAGTTCCAGTTAAGGCTGCTCACCCCTTCCCCTCATTGGGTGCAGATTGA
- the LOC108328939 gene encoding uncharacterized protein LOC108328939 isoform X4 has product MLAWEVLDYPEEKRNSCLGERIACGGKGILADFQVAKVFSDLELMYTFEGTYDRNTLVTGREVSGFVKDRLIKGDSLQKVWSIFVFRARHCKKLTLSHPTDCVNHGNLVLWCFRYSGRALGDFKLHW; this is encoded by the exons ATGCTAGCTTGGGAAG TCTTGGATTACCCTGAGGAAAAGAGAAATAGCTGCCTCGGGGAGAGAATTGCTTGTGGTGGCAAAGGAATTTTGGCTGATTTTCAAGTGGCAAAG GTATTCTCTGACTTAGAACTTATGTACACGTTCGAAGGCACATATGACAGAAACACCTTGGTCACAGGCAGGGAAGTTAGTGGTTTTGTGAAA GACCGTCTAATCAAAGGAGATTCTCTGCAGAAAGTCTGGTCTATATTTGTCTTTAGGGCTAGGCATTG TAAAAAATTAACACTATCTCATCCAACAGATTGCGTAAATCATGGCAACTTGGTGCTCTGGTGTTTCAG GTATTCAGGAAGAGCTCTTGGAGATTTCAAGCTACattggtga
- the LOC108328939 gene encoding uncharacterized protein LOC108328939 isoform X1: MLAWEVLDYPEEKRNSCLGERIACGGKGILADFQVAKVFSDLELMYTFEGTYDRNTLVTGREVSGFVKDRLIKGDSLQKVWSIFVFRARHCKKLTLSHPTDCVNHGNLVLWCFRQRLSTPGVKDFTLHRSICDSELAF, from the exons ATGCTAGCTTGGGAAG TCTTGGATTACCCTGAGGAAAAGAGAAATAGCTGCCTCGGGGAGAGAATTGCTTGTGGTGGCAAAGGAATTTTGGCTGATTTTCAAGTGGCAAAG GTATTCTCTGACTTAGAACTTATGTACACGTTCGAAGGCACATATGACAGAAACACCTTGGTCACAGGCAGGGAAGTTAGTGGTTTTGTGAAA GACCGTCTAATCAAAGGAGATTCTCTGCAGAAAGTCTGGTCTATATTTGTCTTTAGGGCTAGGCATTG TAAAAAATTAACACTATCTCATCCAACAGATTGCGTAAATCATGGCAACTTGGTGCTCTGGTGTTTCAG GCAACGCCTAAGTACTCCTGGTGTCAAGGACTTCACTTTGCACCGATCAATTTGTGAttctgagctg GCATTCTag
- the LOC108328939 gene encoding uncharacterized protein LOC108328939 isoform X3, translated as MLAWEVLDYPEEKRNSCLGERIACGGKGILADFQVAKVFSDLELMYTFEGTYDRNTLVTGREVSGFVKDRLIKGDSLQKVWSIFVFRARHCKKLTLSHPTDCVNHGNLVLWCFRGCGFVRRNSGRRKS; from the exons ATGCTAGCTTGGGAAG TCTTGGATTACCCTGAGGAAAAGAGAAATAGCTGCCTCGGGGAGAGAATTGCTTGTGGTGGCAAAGGAATTTTGGCTGATTTTCAAGTGGCAAAG GTATTCTCTGACTTAGAACTTATGTACACGTTCGAAGGCACATATGACAGAAACACCTTGGTCACAGGCAGGGAAGTTAGTGGTTTTGTGAAA GACCGTCTAATCAAAGGAGATTCTCTGCAGAAAGTCTGGTCTATATTTGTCTTTAGGGCTAGGCATTG TAAAAAATTAACACTATCTCATCCAACAGATTGCGTAAATCATGGCAACTTGGTGCTCTGGTGTTTCAG AGGATGCGGGTTCGTTAGAAGAAACTCTGGAAGGAGAAAATCTTGA
- the LOC108328939 gene encoding uncharacterized protein LOC108328939 isoform X5, translating to MLAWEVLDYPEEKRNSCLGERIACGGKGILADFQVAKVFSDLELMYTFEGTYDRNTLVTGREVSGFVKDRLIKGDSLQKVWSIFVFRARHCKKLTLSHPTDCVNHGNLVLWCFRLNPF from the exons ATGCTAGCTTGGGAAG TCTTGGATTACCCTGAGGAAAAGAGAAATAGCTGCCTCGGGGAGAGAATTGCTTGTGGTGGCAAAGGAATTTTGGCTGATTTTCAAGTGGCAAAG GTATTCTCTGACTTAGAACTTATGTACACGTTCGAAGGCACATATGACAGAAACACCTTGGTCACAGGCAGGGAAGTTAGTGGTTTTGTGAAA GACCGTCTAATCAAAGGAGATTCTCTGCAGAAAGTCTGGTCTATATTTGTCTTTAGGGCTAGGCATTG TAAAAAATTAACACTATCTCATCCAACAGATTGCGTAAATCATGGCAACTTGGTGCTCTGGTGTTTCAG ATTGAATCCATTCTGA